The Solibacillus sp. FSL R7-0682 genome includes a window with the following:
- a CDS encoding GNAT family N-acetyltransferase produces MIELRKITLENRRAIFNLEVSEDQRRFVASNLSSVALCYVLATNGGHPFPFAIYADEQPVGFVMLTYGNTGYELPSIVDDSYCILRLMIDKQYQNKGYGREAMEKILEFIRTFPAGPASYCWIPYGTDNIAAKKLYESFGFRDNGEICDNEPITVLQL; encoded by the coding sequence ATGATTGAGCTTAGAAAAATTACATTAGAAAACCGACGCGCAATATTTAACCTGGAAGTTTCAGAAGATCAACGCCGCTTCGTTGCGTCCAATCTGTCAAGTGTAGCCTTGTGCTATGTTCTTGCAACCAATGGGGGACACCCATTTCCTTTTGCTATATACGCGGATGAACAGCCAGTCGGTTTTGTTATGCTAACTTATGGAAATACTGGATATGAACTCCCGTCAATCGTAGATGATAGTTATTGCATTTTACGACTTATGATTGACAAGCAATATCAGAACAAGGGTTACGGTCGGGAAGCTATGGAAAAAATCTTGGAATTTATACGTACCTTTCCAGCAGGTCCTGCAAGCTACTGCTGGATTCCATATGGAACAGATAACATCGCAGCTAAAAAGCTTTATGAAAGCTTTGGTTTTCGAGATAATGGAGAAATCTGTGACAATGAGCCAATAACCGTATTGCAACTTTAA
- a CDS encoding acyl-CoA thioesterase translates to MTERKLIAEIPIKINAYDIDAMDIVSNIVYIRWFEDLRMAFLNEYYPLDQMLRGNISPILMKTEATYKAPLTIFDKPTGRCWLLQSGETRWEMELEIASDETIHCVGSQKGCFYDLEKKKVAKMPLPLRQLFSIK, encoded by the coding sequence ATGACAGAAAGAAAGCTGATTGCTGAAATACCGATTAAGATAAATGCCTATGATATTGATGCAATGGACATTGTAAGCAATATCGTTTATATACGTTGGTTCGAGGATTTACGAATGGCCTTCTTGAACGAATACTATCCACTAGATCAAATGTTGAGGGGAAATATCTCACCAATCCTTATGAAAACGGAGGCTACCTATAAAGCACCATTAACGATTTTTGATAAGCCGACGGGTAGATGCTGGTTACTTCAGTCTGGCGAGACGAGATGGGAAATGGAATTGGAAATAGCTTCTGATGAGACAATTCATTGTGTAGGCTCACAAAAGGGGTGCTTCTATGACCTTGAAAAAAAGAAGGTAGCAAAAATGCCGTTGCCGTTACGACAACTTTTTTCAATAAAATAG
- a CDS encoding DUF1648 domain-containing protein: MNEYNRPKLHIAKTKSEWLADTIGYVALACLFSILLFNWSGLPEQVPAHYGANGEVDRWGSKYELFILPVIATFMQFFLMIFEKNPETHNYPARINESNARDFYLNSRQLLNYTKNIINILFAYIVWKTVEIASGADATLGWPFYVILGLLIGVTTWKVVKTFKIK, from the coding sequence ATGAACGAATATAATCGCCCAAAATTACATATTGCAAAGACAAAGTCAGAGTGGCTAGCGGACACGATTGGTTATGTGGCACTTGCCTGTTTATTTTCAATTTTACTATTTAATTGGAGCGGCTTACCCGAGCAAGTACCAGCACATTACGGTGCAAATGGGGAGGTAGACCGCTGGGGATCGAAATATGAGCTTTTTATTTTGCCGGTCATTGCGACGTTTATGCAATTTTTTCTTATGATTTTTGAGAAAAATCCAGAAACTCATAACTACCCAGCGCGGATAAACGAATCAAATGCACGGGACTTTTATTTAAATAGTCGCCAATTACTTAATTATACGAAAAATATCATCAATATATTATTTGCATATATCGTATGGAAGACGGTAGAAATTGCAAGTGGCGCGGATGCTACACTTGGCTGGCCTTTTTATGTAATATTAGGCCTCTTAATAGGCGTAACAACATGGAAAGTTGTAAAAACATTTAAAATTAAATAA
- the metE gene encoding 5-methyltetrahydropteroyltriglutamate--homocysteine S-methyltransferase gives MSVVSTVVGYPYIGEQREWKRIVESYWKKEISEQQCEEQMKVLRKSQITRQRNLGLDLVTVGDFTYYDRMLDLAVMFNLIPSRYESLGDVTNLELYYAMARGTDHVIASEMTKWFNTNYHYIVPEYEGQKLTLKKNKILTYYLEAKDLGFNAKPTLIGPYTFADLSKGYNEKSRAAFIVALIPLYAQVLNELVEAGAQWIQLEEPSLTKNLSKQEVQLIEEIYKQLAESVPAAKLMVQTYFEALTSYETLVHLPVAGIGLDFVHGKKENYQALRKYGFPTNKVLSIGIINGRDIWRANLAETLSGVKAIMQLSEAKNVWLSSSCSLQHVPVTTKSEQNVDPVLLNTLAFANEKIEEIVAVSGYLQTGSWKKANSVAISMQAIEALATHPVRKNERVDALMKAVKADDFKRPAPFEARQKIQKESLQLPDFPTTTIGSFPQSSAVKKNRAAWRKNELSHEQYEFFVKEETARWIAIQEEIGLDVFVHGEFERTDMVEYFGEKLTGFAFTQYAWVVSYGSRCVKPPIIYGDVEWTETMTVKEVAEAQQLTDNYVKGMLTGPVTILNWSFVRNDIPRAAVAYQIGLALRQEIDALEQAGIRIIQVDEPALREGLPIRQENWEDYLQWAVNSFKLATSAVQNDTQIHTHMCYCEFNDFIAPIRALDADVISLETSRSHGELIASLKENPYEFGIGLGVYDIHSPRVPSIEEMTHILKESLAVIPKEQFWVNPDCGLKTRQEPETIAALENMVKAAKALREQEVIA, from the coding sequence ATGAGTGTAGTTAGTACAGTTGTTGGTTATCCGTATATCGGAGAGCAACGTGAATGGAAACGTATAGTTGAGTCGTATTGGAAGAAAGAAATTTCCGAACAGCAATGTGAGGAACAGATGAAGGTACTCCGTAAATCACAAATAACACGTCAACGAAACCTTGGGCTTGATTTGGTAACAGTGGGCGATTTTACATATTACGATCGCATGTTAGATTTAGCTGTAATGTTTAATCTAATTCCAAGTCGTTACGAGTCGCTTGGGGACGTGACAAATTTAGAGCTTTATTACGCTATGGCTCGTGGGACAGATCATGTAATTGCAAGTGAAATGACAAAATGGTTTAACACGAATTATCATTACATCGTGCCAGAATATGAGGGACAAAAATTAACACTAAAGAAAAATAAAATTTTAACATACTACCTTGAAGCGAAGGATTTAGGCTTTAATGCTAAGCCTACATTAATTGGTCCCTATACATTTGCTGATTTATCAAAGGGCTATAACGAAAAATCTCGAGCAGCGTTTATTGTCGCACTTATTCCACTGTATGCCCAGGTACTAAATGAGCTGGTGGAAGCTGGGGCACAGTGGATTCAATTGGAGGAGCCTTCTCTCACGAAAAATTTATCTAAGCAGGAAGTTCAACTAATCGAAGAAATTTACAAGCAATTAGCTGAAAGTGTACCTGCTGCAAAGCTAATGGTACAAACGTATTTTGAAGCACTTACCTCATATGAAACACTCGTCCACTTACCAGTTGCTGGCATTGGTCTAGACTTTGTTCATGGCAAAAAGGAGAATTACCAGGCATTACGAAAATATGGTTTTCCAACAAATAAAGTATTGTCAATTGGGATTATTAATGGACGTGATATTTGGCGAGCAAATTTGGCAGAAACATTATCGGGTGTTAAAGCTATTATGCAATTAAGTGAAGCAAAAAATGTGTGGTTAAGCTCATCATGCAGTCTACAGCACGTTCCGGTGACAACTAAAAGTGAGCAAAACGTTGATCCAGTATTACTAAATACTTTAGCCTTTGCAAATGAAAAAATCGAAGAAATTGTTGCAGTGAGTGGTTATTTACAAACAGGCAGTTGGAAAAAGGCAAATAGTGTAGCAATTAGTATGCAAGCAATTGAAGCGCTAGCTACTCATCCTGTACGAAAAAATGAGCGAGTAGATGCATTAATGAAAGCAGTAAAGGCAGACGACTTTAAGCGACCAGCTCCTTTTGAAGCCCGCCAAAAAATACAAAAAGAGTCCTTGCAATTACCTGATTTTCCGACTACGACAATCGGTAGCTTTCCACAATCATCTGCCGTTAAGAAAAACCGAGCAGCGTGGCGGAAAAATGAATTATCTCATGAACAATATGAATTCTTTGTAAAAGAAGAAACAGCACGTTGGATTGCTATTCAAGAGGAAATTGGCTTAGATGTTTTCGTTCATGGGGAGTTTGAGAGAACAGACATGGTCGAATATTTTGGTGAAAAACTAACGGGCTTTGCCTTCACGCAATATGCTTGGGTTGTTTCCTATGGTTCACGTTGCGTAAAACCACCGATTATTTATGGGGATGTCGAATGGACAGAAACGATGACTGTTAAAGAAGTAGCAGAGGCACAGCAATTAACAGACAACTATGTAAAAGGAATGCTAACTGGACCTGTGACAATTTTAAATTGGTCATTTGTCCGAAATGATATCCCTCGGGCAGCGGTAGCGTACCAAATTGGACTTGCGCTACGCCAGGAAATTGACGCACTAGAGCAGGCGGGTATTCGTATTATACAAGTTGACGAACCAGCACTTCGTGAAGGCTTACCCATTCGACAAGAAAACTGGGAGGACTATTTGCAATGGGCAGTGAATTCGTTTAAATTAGCTACTTCAGCTGTGCAAAACGACACACAAATTCATACCCATATGTGCTATTGCGAATTTAATGATTTTATCGCGCCAATTCGGGCGCTAGATGCAGATGTCATTTCTCTTGAAACATCTAGAAGTCACGGAGAATTGATTGCATCATTGAAAGAAAATCCTTATGAATTTGGTATTGGGTTAGGAGTGTACGATATTCATAGTCCACGCGTACCATCTATTGAGGAAATGACGCATATTTTAAAGGAAAGTTTAGCAGTTATACCGAAGGAGCAATTTTGGGTAAACCCTGATTGTGGTTTAAAAACGCGACAAGAGCCTGAAACGATTGCGGCTTTAGAAAATATGGTAAAGGCTGCGAAAGCATTGCGCGAGCAGGAAGTTATTGCATAA
- a CDS encoding YhgE/Pip domain-containing protein, which yields MKFTQFLRSKGAIASIFMGIFYAIAMLGIFLPGYTALPGNMDELKIAIVNDDNGKTGSQIAEQLSESLPFKTIESELSNSEALKELEKNKLALVIHIPENFTANAQSGQSASLDFTVNEATATMVPSAMSSIVGEINNQLSANFSQQTAQGILMNVNVPEEQAAEMAKQIETSYIGNYVIMNDVPDGMHNNMLPMFLTMASYVGAMIAGMQLVGSFKANRGKASKTKLFIYVQLVALIIAVVSTIGALAIAFSIADLDMSLLLPVAGQQILLYMAAFNVCSILIFLFGEGGMIFNIPILLMQTIANGATMPRDMMYAPYEWFSYITPMYHSVQSYFAMMFGSISPAPFLWGLATVGVGAMVINILIVWIFHKPLPVTDDVQVQE from the coding sequence GTGAAATTTACACAGTTTTTAAGGTCAAAGGGTGCAATTGCATCAATTTTTATGGGGATATTTTATGCAATCGCCATGCTAGGCATATTTCTACCGGGTTACACAGCGTTACCAGGCAATATGGATGAATTAAAAATTGCCATTGTCAATGATGATAATGGAAAAACAGGAAGTCAAATAGCGGAGCAGTTAAGTGAAAGTCTACCATTTAAAACAATAGAATCCGAACTATCAAATAGTGAAGCACTAAAGGAATTAGAAAAAAATAAGCTAGCGCTTGTAATTCATATTCCAGAAAATTTCACTGCCAATGCACAAAGTGGTCAATCAGCAAGTCTTGATTTTACGGTAAATGAAGCGACTGCAACAATGGTACCGTCTGCGATGAGTTCGATTGTAGGGGAAATAAATAACCAATTAAGTGCTAATTTTTCACAGCAAACAGCACAAGGGATTTTAATGAATGTAAATGTTCCAGAAGAGCAGGCTGCCGAGATGGCCAAACAAATTGAAACGAGTTATATAGGTAACTATGTCATTATGAATGATGTGCCGGATGGGATGCACAACAATATGCTTCCAATGTTTTTAACAATGGCAAGCTATGTCGGTGCAATGATTGCCGGTATGCAATTAGTAGGATCTTTTAAAGCAAATCGAGGAAAAGCAAGCAAGACAAAACTATTCATATATGTACAATTAGTAGCATTAATTATTGCAGTAGTTTCAACAATCGGTGCTTTAGCCATTGCCTTTTCAATAGCAGACCTTGATATGTCTCTATTATTACCAGTCGCGGGTCAACAGATACTATTATATATGGCTGCATTTAATGTATGTTCCATCCTAATTTTCCTATTTGGAGAAGGCGGAATGATATTTAATATTCCAATTTTATTAATGCAAACAATTGCTAATGGTGCAACAATGCCACGTGACATGATGTATGCGCCATACGAATGGTTTAGTTACATTACACCAATGTACCACTCCGTTCAGTCTTATTTTGCAATGATGTTTGGATCTATTAGCCCAGCACCATTCCTTTGGGGATTAGCAACTGTAGGTGTCGGTGCAATGGTAATCAACATACTCATCGTATGGATTTTCCACAAGCCTCTTCCAGTGACGGATGACGTGCAAGTTCAAGAGTAA
- a CDS encoding chemotaxis protein CheW: protein MGFEKAVVFTCGNEEYAVPVDQVVSIEKLERVTPIPHLPEYLLGFTRIRNELTPVIDFQRILYNRPTSGNESKVIVLSTDVINYALLVGEAKEILDIAENDLKQLGLVNYSKTQYFTAVANLEDRMISCVDPVILVNSLEGIREIIDYLYKMLENEQEEIAK, encoded by the coding sequence ATGGGTTTTGAAAAAGCAGTAGTATTTACTTGTGGAAATGAAGAATATGCGGTTCCAGTTGATCAAGTTGTGTCAATTGAAAAATTAGAACGCGTTACCCCCATTCCACATTTACCAGAATATTTATTAGGCTTTACTAGAATTCGTAACGAATTAACACCAGTCATCGATTTCCAACGAATTTTATATAATCGACCAACTAGTGGAAACGAATCGAAGGTTATTGTTTTATCAACAGATGTCATCAACTATGCTTTACTTGTAGGAGAGGCAAAAGAAATTCTTGATATTGCTGAAAATGACTTAAAGCAACTAGGTTTAGTCAATTACTCAAAAACACAATATTTCACAGCTGTTGCAAATTTAGAAGACCGTATGATTTCTTGTGTAGATCCAGTTATTTTAGTGAACTCACTAGAAGGGATTCGGGAAATTATCGATTACCTGTACAAAATGTTGGAAAATGAGCAGGAAGAAATAGCAAAGTAA
- a CDS encoding PadR family transcriptional regulator, translating into MLIQIFILSKLMEENNYPYKLKKELSKYIPLDKLTNMTESKLYYNFESLSKRGLIHPVEVIKEANRPDKQVFAITDKGRQELPRILYKLFEKADKLQDMLVALIYIRYVDRAQVIEILEKRYRESFSSKNEIIKAYENIQIGGYEQEVVDLFHGFYLGRTENEMYWLGQIIDKLKTQSN; encoded by the coding sequence ATGTTAATTCAAATTTTTATTTTAAGTAAATTGATGGAAGAAAATAACTATCCCTATAAGTTAAAAAAAGAGTTATCTAAATATATCCCTCTTGATAAATTAACCAATATGACGGAAAGTAAGCTTTATTACAATTTTGAATCACTCTCGAAACGTGGCCTTATTCATCCTGTAGAGGTGATTAAAGAAGCGAATCGCCCTGATAAACAGGTTTTTGCTATTACCGATAAGGGACGCCAAGAATTACCACGTATTTTATATAAGCTTTTTGAAAAGGCGGATAAGCTCCAAGATATGCTTGTCGCGTTAATTTATATTCGTTACGTTGATCGGGCGCAAGTTATAGAGATTCTTGAAAAAAGATACCGAGAATCGTTTTCTAGTAAAAACGAAATAATTAAAGCTTATGAAAATATTCAGATTGGTGGTTATGAGCAAGAAGTAGTCGATTTATTTCATGGCTTCTACTTAGGACGCACAGAAAATGAAATGTATTGGCTTGGTCAGATTATTGACAAGTTAAAGACTCAATCAAACTAA
- a CDS encoding cysteine-rich CWC family protein, whose translation MNSCARRFLLRTRNEGSSLTANSCPICNQANHCQIEDAKNCWCMTVTIKPELLNQLQRSIKNNTCICIKCLEKTNLSEN comes from the coding sequence ATGAATTCGTGTGCAAGGCGTTTTCTATTACGAACTAGAAATGAGGGAAGTTCATTGACAGCAAATAGTTGCCCAATTTGCAATCAAGCAAACCATTGTCAAATTGAAGATGCAAAAAATTGTTGGTGCATGACGGTTACCATTAAGCCTGAATTATTAAATCAACTTCAGAGGTCGATTAAAAACAATACGTGTATTTGCATTAAATGTTTAGAAAAAACTAATTTATCAGAAAATTAG
- a CDS encoding YcdB/YcdC domain-containing protein: MKNLKAIGTIFASTAILTSMVAAPSASANFVNHQQQKVQITVASTETNVTKNELIQRVHKLFPNRFSFVSNNDFHNSSASFYTNDEELRYHLHFSKNINGKSVHGSFVFKGENLEIEQFSYQPVTEKDSMFPAKVSKDEARQIATNFMGTFANGEKYVIEPNAMNYYSPQLLTEPIRYSFTFAQTKNDIPISDKQINVTVQGNGEVVGFYRMSNSAEYPTFDDKNNIKDEQQALAQIKDNLAVDLQYLVSMDYRTEKPIVSLIYQPASTYAGVHALTGKWQTTNGLLTQLPAKTKIEKLATSPLPAKYNGITVEQAKEMAQKLLAIDSKQVKLVIQSVDEVEREGKKYLSVSYMYQSKSFGSGGSLEFNKQTGEITQYYNNKSNFVMETSEQEKPALKITKDQALESAIKYLKEYAPTYLHHYAKPAIEPYVEEHTDGFNFTFPRVVNGLLVSGDQVMVGIAADGSLSNLYIGYQNIDEWPAITAAVPVEDVEKKLREDLTVKLNYVQQTQKDKVVHYNLLYSPIFNTNSGAYIDATTGEWKNGIYSSEEVVVNHPTAQQELNYLINAKILEVKDVAKFNGNEKVSQGEALKVIIKSLTYFYEGLMGDRGEMKQSFTNISPDHPLYSVVERAVSMGIIKVDGAEFNTEAKITREELAVWYMHTLGLEPAAKHSEIYQLEFEDAADVNPKYIGYVAVANAMGILPVDKNRFNPNSEITYADLAVSTIRLAYELAEKRTNNYY, from the coding sequence TTGAAAAATTTAAAAGCTATCGGGACTATTTTTGCTTCAACAGCAATTCTTACGAGTATGGTTGCTGCTCCAAGTGCTTCAGCAAATTTCGTTAATCATCAACAACAGAAAGTACAAATTACTGTTGCTTCGACAGAAACTAATGTTACTAAAAATGAGTTAATTCAACGGGTACACAAGCTATTCCCTAATCGATTTAGCTTTGTATCAAATAATGATTTCCATAACAGTTCTGCTTCTTTTTACACAAATGATGAGGAACTTCGCTATCACTTACATTTTTCAAAAAACATAAACGGGAAATCTGTACACGGAAGTTTTGTTTTTAAAGGGGAAAACTTAGAAATTGAACAGTTTTCTTATCAACCGGTCACTGAAAAAGATTCGATGTTCCCAGCCAAAGTATCAAAAGATGAAGCGCGACAAATCGCTACAAATTTTATGGGAACCTTTGCGAATGGTGAAAAGTATGTAATTGAGCCAAATGCGATGAATTACTATTCACCCCAATTACTTACGGAGCCGATTCGCTATTCGTTCACTTTTGCGCAAACGAAAAATGATATTCCAATCAGCGACAAACAAATTAATGTAACAGTGCAAGGAAACGGTGAAGTAGTTGGTTTTTATCGCATGAGTAATTCTGCTGAATATCCTACGTTTGATGACAAGAATAACATTAAAGATGAACAGCAAGCATTAGCTCAAATAAAAGATAATTTGGCAGTAGATTTACAATATTTAGTGTCGATGGATTATCGAACAGAGAAACCGATTGTCTCTCTTATTTATCAACCAGCATCAACATATGCAGGTGTACATGCACTAACAGGTAAATGGCAAACAACGAATGGATTATTGACTCAATTGCCAGCGAAGACAAAAATTGAAAAATTAGCTACGAGCCCATTACCTGCAAAATATAATGGTATTACAGTAGAGCAGGCGAAAGAAATGGCACAAAAGCTACTGGCAATAGATTCTAAACAAGTAAAGCTAGTCATTCAATCCGTTGATGAAGTAGAACGTGAAGGTAAGAAGTACCTTTCAGTAAGTTATATGTATCAAAGTAAGTCATTCGGGAGCGGCGGATCGCTTGAGTTCAACAAACAAACAGGTGAAATAACGCAATATTATAATAACAAATCGAATTTTGTAATGGAAACAAGTGAACAAGAAAAGCCAGCCTTAAAGATTACGAAAGATCAAGCATTAGAAAGTGCAATTAAATACTTAAAAGAATATGCGCCAACTTATTTACATCATTATGCAAAGCCGGCAATAGAGCCGTATGTGGAGGAGCATACGGACGGATTTAATTTTACTTTCCCACGCGTAGTAAATGGCCTACTCGTATCAGGCGATCAGGTAATGGTAGGCATTGCAGCGGACGGTTCATTGTCTAATCTCTATATAGGCTATCAAAATATCGATGAGTGGCCGGCAATAACTGCTGCTGTGCCAGTAGAAGATGTGGAAAAAAAGCTGCGTGAAGATTTGACCGTGAAATTGAATTATGTACAGCAGACTCAAAAAGATAAAGTAGTTCATTATAACTTACTGTATTCACCAATCTTTAATACAAATTCTGGTGCTTACATAGATGCAACAACAGGCGAATGGAAAAACGGCATCTATTCTAGTGAAGAAGTAGTTGTAAATCATCCAACAGCACAACAAGAGTTGAACTATTTAATAAATGCAAAAATTTTAGAAGTAAAAGATGTGGCAAAGTTCAACGGTAATGAAAAAGTGTCACAAGGTGAGGCGCTAAAAGTTATTATAAAATCACTAACCTATTTCTATGAAGGGCTTATGGGAGATCGCGGCGAAATGAAGCAATCCTTTACGAATATTTCACCAGATCATCCGTTATATTCAGTTGTAGAGCGCGCAGTATCTATGGGAATTATTAAGGTAGATGGAGCGGAATTTAATACAGAAGCAAAAATTACACGAGAAGAATTAGCAGTTTGGTATATGCATACGTTAGGACTTGAACCGGCAGCGAAGCATAGTGAAATTTATCAATTAGAGTTTGAAGATGCAGCTGATGTAAATCCGAAATATATTGGCTACGTAGCGGTTGCAAATGCGATGGGCATATTACCTGTTGATAAAAATCGTTTCAATCCGAATTCTGAAATCACATATGCGGACTTAGCTGTATCGACTATTCGTCTTGCATATGAACTAGCAGAAAAAAGAACAAACAACTATTATTAA
- a CDS encoding RNA polymerase sigma factor, which produces MDFDTVYEEQFQPIYQYIRYMVSNAELAEDLTQEAFLRLYKTDLSKVSNISTYIRQAARNLVYDHYRRKAIIKWLPFTKSHEQHELTYVPHEWIVREERRKAFYEALHKLKPIQREVIIYRKIEELSIQETCAIMGLSTMKVVNTQRSAMKALEKILGGVMNE; this is translated from the coding sequence ATGGATTTTGATACGGTGTACGAGGAACAGTTTCAACCAATCTATCAATACATACGCTATATGGTGTCGAATGCTGAATTAGCAGAGGACTTAACCCAGGAAGCATTTTTACGTCTATATAAAACCGATTTATCGAAAGTAAGCAATATTTCTACGTATATCCGTCAAGCGGCAAGGAACTTAGTGTACGACCATTACCGTAGAAAAGCCATTATTAAGTGGTTACCCTTTACGAAATCCCATGAACAGCACGAATTGACCTATGTTCCTCACGAATGGATTGTGCGGGAAGAAAGGAGAAAAGCATTTTATGAAGCGTTGCACAAGCTTAAGCCGATTCAGCGTGAGGTCATTATTTATCGGAAAATTGAGGAACTATCCATTCAAGAAACATGTGCGATTATGGGGCTTTCGACGATGAAGGTAGTAAACACACAGCGCAGTGCAATGAAGGCATTAGAGAAAATTTTAGGAGGTGTGATGAATGAATGA
- a CDS encoding GNAT family N-acetyltransferase yields the protein MNRKYGPRVDGEHYVTPCIIEYRDNPIGYMQYYEIQETELITYGYKDEQNIYGIDQFIGETELWGKGIGTKMIQLMLNYLCENGASKVVLEVKSNNCRAISSYTKCGFKRIKELNNDLVLMEWIDPSNSTKWQLIE from the coding sequence GTGAATCGAAAGTATGGCCCAAGAGTTGATGGTGAGCATTATGTAACACCTTGTATAATTGAATACAGAGATAATCCAATAGGTTATATGCAATATTATGAGATACAGGAAACTGAATTAATTACATATGGTTATAAGGACGAGCAAAATATTTACGGAATAGACCAGTTTATCGGTGAAACGGAGTTATGGGGTAAAGGAATAGGAACAAAAATGATACAACTAATGTTAAATTACCTTTGTGAGAATGGGGCTTCAAAGGTTGTATTAGAGGTCAAAAGCAATAATTGTAGAGCAATATCAAGCTATACAAAATGTGGTTTTAAGAGAATCAAAGAACTAAACAACGATCTAGTTTTAATGGAATGGATAGACCCTTCTAATTCAACAAAATGGCAATTAATAGAATAA
- a CDS encoding nucleoside 2-deoxyribosyltransferase — translation MKAYLANGLFSIGDRYVNEIIADKLRTAMPSIELYVPQENDAINDKNAYANSLAIAQADIHSLKESDVLIAVIDGVEIDSGVAAEIGAFSMLNRPIVALFSDVRQLGRTNSKKIDALIADGTENQFIYRNLFVVGLIKQNGVIVSTVEEAVEAVKKYL, via the coding sequence ATGAAAGCTTATTTAGCGAATGGTCTATTTTCAATCGGAGACCGCTATGTAAATGAAATAATTGCCGACAAGCTCCGTACGGCAATGCCGTCAATTGAATTATACGTACCACAAGAAAATGATGCCATAAACGATAAAAATGCCTATGCAAATAGCTTAGCAATTGCACAGGCAGATATACATAGTTTAAAAGAAAGTGATGTTTTAATAGCTGTTATTGATGGGGTGGAAATAGATTCGGGTGTCGCTGCAGAGATTGGTGCGTTTTCAATGCTCAATCGTCCAATTGTTGCGTTATTTTCAGATGTGCGTCAATTAGGGCGAACGAATTCAAAAAAAATTGACGCGCTTATTGCAGATGGAACAGAAAATCAGTTTATTTACCGAAACTTATTTGTCGTTGGACTCATTAAGCAAAATGGTGTCATTGTTTCGACGGTAGAAGAGGCGGTAGAAGCTGTAAAAAAATATCTATAA
- a CDS encoding DedA family protein, whose amino-acid sequence MLIDIIQFLREIDQVIFRYIEELGLYIYLLLFAVVFSKTAFVIFTFLPGDSTVFTSGTLAAIGKLELWVLFILFIIATTLADSNNYFIGKTVRKIPRKRNIFMRFISDSTTEKAAQFLNDYDRIAITFSRFVPLMRTMTPFISGYTNFSYWTFLRYNFLGAVVWTSVWLGGGFILGNISWVEDNLVLTLSVITVLVFAFTGYAYLKQFKKKQMSM is encoded by the coding sequence ATGCTAATAGATATTATTCAATTTTTGCGTGAAATAGATCAAGTCATCTTTCGCTACATAGAAGAGCTTGGACTCTATATTTATTTATTACTCTTTGCTGTTGTTTTTAGTAAAACAGCCTTTGTCATTTTTACATTTTTGCCTGGGGACAGTACCGTCTTTACGAGCGGTACTTTAGCAGCGATCGGAAAGCTTGAGCTTTGGGTGCTTTTCATTTTATTCATTATTGCAACAACCCTTGCTGATAGCAACAACTATTTTATTGGCAAAACCGTCCGGAAAATCCCGCGCAAACGTAATATTTTTATGCGCTTTATATCCGATTCAACAACGGAAAAGGCAGCTCAGTTTTTAAACGACTATGACCGAATCGCTATTACATTTTCTCGCTTCGTCCCATTAATGCGTACAATGACACCATTCATCTCAGGTTACACAAATTTCTCGTACTGGACGTTTTTGCGCTACAATTTTTTAGGGGCAGTCGTTTGGACTTCTGTTTGGCTTGGAGGAGGATTTATACTCGGAAATATTTCGTGGGTGGAGGACAATCTTGTATTGACGTTAAGCGTAATTACTGTTCTTGTATTTGCCTTTACGGGATATGCTTATTTGAAGCAATTTAAGAAAAAGCAAATGTCCATGTAA